CAGTAGCATTCATAATTTTAAGTgtttgattttctgtattttttctttatatatgaAAATGAGATTTCAGTAGGAATATAGTTACGCTTGCTGAAGCAGAGAAGACCCTTCTAGAATCACTTTACTTTTTGCATTTAGTCAGCCAAAGTTACAAATGTTCAATCAAACTGTAAATTTCCGTCCTATACTCCAAACAGAATTCTTCTCAAATGGGCCAGAGTTTGTAATTTAGTATATTAatcctcttctccttccctgttcTTTCTCCATTCCTAGATGCTTTCGTGTTTCAGTAATACTCAGAAccttaaaaattgaaaaagagaGAATAGTAGTTACTTGCAAGAAGAGGTGTTCAGCAGTGCGCTTCCTCTTAAATCGTCACTGAATTTTGTCATTACAAGGAGGCAATGTTGGTTTTTAATTGATTTGGGTATTACGTGGTGGAACAACTcaaaactgcagatttttttttgttttgtttgtgtctgAATCCATATGGGATATTTTAATATTGAACAGCCAGAGATCAAAAGTTCATTTGAAAGTGTAAACAGGAGAGCTCCCTTCTTTCTGATATTTAGAAGTGTCAGCTGATCTTGTTATCATTTGTGCTAGTGTACATAGCAGAGATTGCTCTCATTTTGAATCCAGTCTCTTAAGAaactaacaaaaagaaattttggaaTGCTGGTGGTGTCTAGATTGATAGGGTTGAGAGGCTTTGCAATTGCAGTTGTTACCAACACTTctatttttttgctggtttaaaAGGATTTGAGGGATTACAAAAAGACCTGACAGTCTCAAAACAGTACAGATGTGTGCCTGtgtttttgcattgttttgaaGATGATGTATAATCCAGCAAGAAGACTGTTCCTTCAAACTACATATACACATCCTAGAAGTGAAACTGGTATCAATAATAAGGAAGAGTACTGACAAACAGTGATACACAGAAGACTTAGGAACATACACCCTGCTGCAGTTGGGCAGGCCTGTTGGACCAGTGACTTCTGGTTTCGTGCACCATGTTAATACTGAAGGGAGACTTGAGTGCTTTCTTTTCATGACCTTAGAAAAGGCCCTGTGTGGTATGTTTATCTGTAAATTGAATTCAGATGTGTAACTCAAAGGAGTATTGAATTGTAACTCAGCTGGGCTGCTTGTTTATATTGTGAGAGTGTGTGTTCGTACCATCTTTTTTCCACCTCATTTGATGCAGCTTTGGAAAGTCAGGTTACATTTGCATGGCTGGTGAGCAGGTTGTGGCTTGTGCCATTTCCAAGGCTGGCTTAGTGAAACACCAACATGGAGTACAAAATTTCAGGTTGTCCTAAGAAACAGTAGAAGGTTTAATAGTATTGTACTTCACACTTTCTCAAACTCTGAAGCTTTCTCAGTAGGTCAGAGAATGATTTCACCAAGGCAAGAAATGACAAGTGTCCTGTGCTGACAGCACAACTTCACATCTGTTGTTACAGTAGTAGTATACAGTTATCCAAATAGAAAATGTTGGTCAGTAATGcttaaacaataaaaagcaaacacaaactCAAATACACATGAATCCCAAAGAGTTTTATGTGTAACTATTACCCTGAATTTTAACTTTGTTACATCTTGTAGGTATACAAGCCTTTTTCTAAggttattttggaaaaaaactcttACTTGCAATTATGAGACCttactttagaaaaatatacttcTGTCCAATTTGTAGTAGCAGTGTCCTCATCTTACAGcattgtgatttttatttgttcttttcattaatAACTTTTGTTTCAATCCTTAAGATTCGTCGATGGGCCATCCTAACAGCAAGGAATTTAGGGAAGGTTGACAGGGATGATTATTATGACTTACAGGAAGTGCTGACTTGCTTGTTCAAAGTTATTGAGTTGGGGCTCTTTGAGAATCCAGATATTTACAGCTCTTCAATGATTGAAAAGGGTAAACTCATCCTTCTGCCATCTCATTTATATGATACTGCTAACTACAAGAACTATTGGCTAGGTGAGTATAATCAGAAATGAATTTGTATGTGTAGTCTTTCCCATCTTGTAAGCACCTTTTTCAAGTTAGAGCTCTGTTACTTCATAGgtgctgtttattttggggGCATGTCAAATGGGAAGATTGAACGTTGCAACTGCAGTAGCAAGATAGTGTTTAGTTAGTTTCATGCTGCTGCTAATCTTTGGTCAAGTGTTACACTGGTAATGGCATTTGGAAAATGGTCCATGATTTGGTGAAAATTAGTTTTTTGCAAATATATGGacaggttgctttttttttttttctttttgtagggATTTGTATGTTGCTAACAGTGCTGGAAGAACAAGCTATGGACTCCTTGTTACTGGGCCCAGACAAACAAAATGATTTCATGCAGTCTATACTTCACACCAtggaggcagaagcagctggtAACTAATTTTGATACTGAGATTAAGACAGTTCAGAGcttgcttttcatctttatcAAACTTCCTTGTTTAATTGAGTAAATTCTTAGTAGTGTAATGCTAAGGTGATTTTAAGCAAGGCTTATCTTCTGGAAGATGGCCAATATTGCACAATATTTGGGCAATACTGACAAATGGTATTCAAGCTCACTCTTCAGTGGAGGAGGGATGGTGGTGCTTTGCGTAAGGCTGACTTAGAGGTGTTGAGAGGACAAATCTATGATTTCTACcatattgttttcatttaatgtaCAGGTTTTACGGGGATGCACACTTCAGTGTGGCATGAAGTTTGAGTTTTGAGTCCTAAGATGAAGAAATGCTGCCTTCTGAGTTGCCACAGCTTGCTTAAAATTTGACTCTTTTGTCCATCTGTTTGAGGGAAGCCCTTTTGCAGTTGGGAATTTAGACTTCAGAACTTAGACTGGTAGCCCTTGGGCTGTTCTTGTAGGCCATGTGCCATGGCATAGCCTGGGAATGACACGTGAGCTCAAGACCAGGGCTGCCTTTTAAATGACTAGATCTTTATAAGCCTAGTACATTTATTGAGGATATGATATTATCTTACGTGTTGGAGGAAGAACATGCTTGAAGGAAAATCAATTGCTTCTAGCTTAGAGTTGAAGTAGAAACTGTCATAGCAGTGTAAGTTGTATCCACTTTTTAGAACAGTAGTGCAAAAATCTGTGTGGAAGAATCAATTTCATAGAGCTGGGAAATGTTAGTAATAGTTATTCAGGTTGCTGTTGATTTAAGACTGTGTACGGAGCAGTGTCCATACAGATAAGCAAGTTTGactttttctattctttttctgAGTTCGAAAGTATAGTTGTAACTTACTAGACTGTGTATCTTTTAATGttagtatttaagaaaaatcaatgaaaacCAACTACTCTCAACTTCAGCTTAGCGTAGGAATGTCCAGGACTCTTGCATTTCAACTCTCCCCAATATTACTCATATGTTTCAGATGATTCTACTGACCCCTTCTGGCCAGCGCTACATTGTTTCATGGTTATTTTGGATCAGCTCGGATCTAAAGTGTGGGGTCAGCTTATTGATCCTGTCCAGGCCTTTCAAACCATTATCAACAGTGAGAGCTacaacaatgaaataaaaaatatacgCAGTAGCTTTAAGAGGTCAGTTTTATGAAGAGACTAGAACAGTTTTATGATTTTAATACCAGGTAGTGTACTAGCTTGGTCTTGGTTTTCTTGTCAGTGCTGCCTTAATTTGTgttgggggagggaggtggcaagtgaaaaaaaaaaaaaatcttatgttGCCAACTTCAAGCAATGAAAAGATGAAGTAGGTCCCCCAAGCTTGTGAGGTTCTTctaaaaaatacatgctttttgaCTACCGTGATATCTGTTACActtttcaggatattttttttttcccctgaatcaGGAAGGCTGCTAACTGTTCAGTGTTTGTTTATTGCTATAATCAATTTGCACTTTAACGAAGATTGCCGTGTCTGAGACTCTTGGTAAAATTATGGGATTTTTGGTGGATAACAGTTTCAGATTTTACTGTAGTTCCAGATGACAACTGATTTGAGTTTACTTTCAGCTTTTGTAAAGACTTAAATGTTTCTCAAGATTAGATTTAATCAATGGTACTGTATGGTCTTAAAAATTTTACTCCTTTTGCAGATGTATTCCTTTCAGGGAGGCTACTAAAGTGAGATTCATGGAACTGTCCTTTAATAGCTTGGATAACAGTGAACTGCTGAAAGGAAGTGCTTTAATACACATAGGTTTTGGAAGGTTTTGTCTTGATATACTTATATCCTGATAAAATGGATTTTGTATATCGCTTCTGAGTGACAATATTGTCCATATTTAACAGAAAGTTAATTATGTGAAGTGTTTATTCAGTGCAGAAGTAGTTGGTTAGTACACTGTTAGGAAGTGTGGAAATCCCTTCTATGGGAACAGAATTTTGTTACGTAAATTTGAACTCCCATATTTTGGCAGATCGTCCCTTTTAAGGATTTCTGTCAGAATCCAGGCCTCAAGACTTCAGGAACAccttctgttttggaaaactgGAATTGTGCCAAATTGTAAAAAGTTGGTGGAAAACAGTACCTGGATAACTATACCAGTTGTTTACTGTTTTCCTGTCATATATTTTGATTCAACTTTGACTGACAATGTCttaaatattcagtatttttatatgttaTGGATAGCTACAGATACGTATACATGGAATGCTTTAGATAGCTGAGGAATGCATGTTAAAGGGAGACTTTCTTCAGTTAAATCAGCTATTTGAGTGTTGTGTTCAAATAGTTGCATACAAAGTTTATGAGTATGCAGCCCTGTTGAGCTGCATTTATGCatataaaattcaaagaaaatggaGTTCTTCTGGGTCTCTGTTCTAGGTAGTCAAATCCACGGCTCAGTAGAAAGCTTTTTCCTGAggccttctcttccccccccttctCTTACAAACAGGATAGAACAAGCTCTATCATTTTAAATATGATATCTCTTCATCGGTATGTTTCATCACAGACAAGTTCTAATAGTCAGATGGTCAGTATCTGAAAAGTGAAATTTGTGTCTTGGCTGGTTGGCTTTCTTATAGTTTTAGTTAGTTGTGTGGAACCTATAatgatttgtatttctttttaggACAAAATCTGAACCGGAGTGGGACTACGATGATGATACGGTTACTTGCAGTCAGATTGTGTATAATTATAACACAGAAAAGCCTCAAAAGGTATTCAACCAGTATTTTACTGCCCTGTTCTTTGAACTGTGATCACTGAATGGCACTGTCAGTTTAAACCATCTATAAAACATGGAGTGGAAGATAATTCTGTTTCTACTAGTAatgtagtaaagaaaaaatatactaAATAAGGCACATAACAGTGACGTATGTTAAACAGCATCCAGTGTGGCCACTTCTTGTTTAACTGGTACTTTCAGGCTGTAAGAAGAACATGTTTTAGAATTAGGCAGGGATGGTATTAAAGGCCAAGAATTTGTATCAAGATTGAAACAAACATTGTTACCTCAGCAAAAATATGAATtcgttttttaaaaaagttgctgattgtgtttatgtattttacGTTTTGTTTCTCAGGATTTTAAACTAATACGTTGAGTATGGAGTAGTGATGTACGCTTTGATGTACTTTCAGATATGGGACTGTTGTCTAAAATGGCACtattatatatatgttataaagcagaataaacaTTTGTgaatgttctttgttttgtttatgaaaTGCCTTTCAAAGGCTTTGAATGTATATTTGATTGAGGTTAAATTACGTCAGCATAACGACATCTTtggagaatttatttttaaaggaaatactaCTTTACACTTCATGAGTTACAATTTAGGAGATTAGTTCCTTATACATACattagtttgatttttttattttttgcatttaagtTAAAATCTGAACTACATTAGGATATAAGAGATGTTACTATTTAATGAACatgtatttgaaagaaattaaccTTTAcacctagaaaaaaaacctgggaGATTAAACTGTGCAGATGTGTGTAATGGGGATGATGTGtggtgaatttatttttcaggataCTGGATGGAAGACTGCCATTTGTCCAGACTACTGCCCCAACATGTACGAAGATATGCAAACACTGGCTAATGTGCTTCAGTCTGATATTGGCAGAGATATGCGTGTCCATCACAGCACATTTCTGTGGTTCATCCCTTTTGTCCAGTCACTTATGGATCTCAAGGACTTGGGTGTAGCATATATAGTAGAGGTCATTCACTACCTCTGCTCAGAAATCAAGAATATTCTCAATGAAAGAATCCAGCAGTGTGACAAAATCTCTGAATTTTTTCTCCTGATCTTGGTGTCCATTATTGAgctacacagaaataaaaagtgccTGCATTTGCTGTGGATTAGCTCCCAAGAATGGGTGGAAGCCGTGGTGAGATGTGCTAAGCTTCCAGCTATAGCATTTACACGATGCACTGAAAAAGCATCTGGACATTGTGTGAGAGGTTCATCAGCTGTATCTTTACAAGCTTCTAACTCTGTGCAGCACGCGTGTGTGCAGTTGATACGCAGCCTTCTTAGAGAAGGCTATCAAATTGGGCAGCATGCTCTTTGCAAGCAGTACCTAGACAAACTCAATCTTCTTCTGCGAGGAAATCTATCTTTAGGTTGGCAACTGAACATCCAGGAAACCCAGGAATTACAAATATGTTTAAAGCAAGTTATAAGAAGTATAAAGGGCAGAGCATTGAATACCTCTGTGGCTGCAGGAAACAATGCAAACTCTACAAATTTGCCTGCTGTTTCTATAAAGCAAGAGAAGAGTGCAGGTGGTGATAGATGTAGGATGAGTGTACATGGCAGGAGTGACCTTTGTTCACCATTTGCTGTCATGTCAAAGGAAGGTGGAGATGAAGATTGCCAAGAGAACCTGTTCCCTACTGGAAAGAGTACCTGTGAAGAGGAATGTAGAGATGCATCTGAAAGTTCAAGCTCTTGGACATCCACTGAAGGCCTCttgaatattaaaaaggaagttaATGACTGGACAACTCAGGAATATATCTGCCCACAGAACGCTTTGGCAGCAAGAGTATGTGGGAACTTTCAGGAAGACGGGAACAATGATCTTGTGGGAGGGAAATGCAATAAGGATAACGAGTGCTTTAATCCAAGTGCCCAGCATTCAGATTTCAGAAGAGGTGGCGAGttagaaaacaaaagtgaagCAGAACCCACAACACCAACATGCCTGGCTGCTCAAACTCGTATTGGTTCTCCAGAACATGTTCACAGCTCAGATCTAAAGGAAAGCAATATGTCTCCCAGTTCCTCTTTGAAGTTTAAAGTAGATGTGCCTAGACTgatgaatttgaaaaacaagatACAGAAAACTGAATGCCCTTCAAAAGTATTGCAGCTAGTGAAGCCATACAAATTGAAAAACTGCAGTTTAGCAACAAGTGCTTCAAAAGGAGAGGCAAAACAACCTGTGTTTTGCACTGACTATCAATGTACGAGCAAAGATTGTCCTAAACATCAGGGACAGAGTACTGTGTGTGAAAATGAAACCTCTGTCAATACTCCATCTTCGAGGTGTTGTGAAagtacacagaagaaaagtgtCAACAGTGCGTTTCAATCCAGACTGTTTCCCACTAAACAGATAccaaaagaaacaccaaaagATTGTTCTGTCTCCTCTAAAAATGAACCTGGTATGCAGGAAAATGAAGATGGCAATGATTTGCTCTCAGGGATTAATGACACCTTACTGAAAAAAGAATCCACTGATGAAAAACCAAGTTCATTGTTAAAGTCTGTGTTTAAGAAAGACACTGACATGCAAACTTCAGACCGGGAACAGCCTGATTTAAATTACTCTGTTAAATATGACTCTAAAAGTCAAATTTCAAAGATCGTTTGTATGGATAAAACTTCAGCAAACAGTCATGTTCCATCtacctctgaaaaaaagagggataTGTCCAGTCCTGCTGCTCAGATCAGGCCACTGTCAGTGAAGTGTGAATCAAGTGACAGGTTGTTCAAATTCTCAGAATATTTCAAGAGAGAGAATAATGCagtggggaagaaagaggaggatTTTATGAAGATGGTTTCTGGAGATAATACTTTAACAGACTCCCAGGTTGATAAAGAACTCAGTAAATTATCTTTAACTGCATATGCCAAAAGTGTCAATTTTCCCTTTGATTCAAGCCAAGAAAGCGCAGTACATCATAATGTATGTGATAttaaaaggaaagtgaaaggTGCTGTAAGATCTTCTAGCGATGGCCAGAATACCAAGTCTCCCTGCGATGTAGATTGCCCTGACAATCAAGTCATCATAATTTCAGACTCTTCTGATGAAGGAGGTGTGCCtaacaagaaggaaacaaagaaaattgatgAAGATGTGTGTCCTGAAAAGCAGCCTTCAACTTCTAGCTGCATTTCTAATAGTGATAGCAAAATAGAATCAAAGATGCCAGGCTCTCTGATGTCTCTCGAAGAGTGTGAATCTCAGTACTTCGaatttgaaacagaagatgATGTCTTTTCTGTTTGGCAAGATACTCAAGCATATAGTATGGAAGAAACTCAGGAGTATAAACAAGGTTGTGTTTCAACAGAGGTTGACAGTACTAGTTCAGATGACTTCCTGAATGATTGCACGAATCAGTGGGGTTATGATGTGGATTACATAAGTGACAATACCACGGAAGAAGCAGCAACAGACTTGGCAGAAAAGCAGATAGAAGATGTGTCTCATCAGATAAAATCTGATAATACAAACGAAGTAACTAATTCAGCACTGCAGGAATCTGTTAGCAAGGGAAATGCAAAAGATGAACTGGAGGGTTTTGCAGACAAGGATACTGTTGCTAAAGACTTGACCCTGGATTCAGAATTGACTCAACCCAGAGCATCTACATCTAACATCTCATTAGCTTCAAAGCTGGCCCTTAAGAAGAATAGTGTAAGCCCACAGAAGAATATAGCAAAATCTAAAGTAGCAAGAACTGTTCAAAGAAGTCCTAAAGCCTCTCCTGTTTTTAgaacagcacaaaataaaaaactgcTTCAAAGTATTCCAAAAAATTCTCAACCTGGCAGGTCAATGCCTGCTGTGGTTCCTCCAAGGAAGGTTCGGCAGTGTCCTGCGCCAACATCAACTGTGGAAAAACTTGGTCTGAAGAAGGCACCCCGCAAAGCGTTTGATTTATCCCAGCGCTCTTTAGAGAGTCTAGCTCAACTGCGCAGCTATGGCAAAGCTGCAGGGAGAGTTGGAgttgcacagaaacagaaggttAAACTAATTGCTCCTCAGAGTTTGTctataaaacataataaaaaaatgttagccTGCCAAGACCTTCAGTTTTTAAGGCAGACGAGACCCCCAAAAAGTGCCAGAGTGAAAAATCTTGCAGGAAGTTCTGAAAGTAGGAACAGAAAAGTTAGCAAAATGGTTGTAAAAACTATGAAGCAAAAGCCTAAAACTTTTGAGTGGGCATCTGTTGAAGGGTCTGTTGAAAaccagagagaggaaaaaaggaaggaggctGACTCTTCCTCTGCCAGTGAGAGAATATTTGAAAGCCTGTGTGTGGAGGAGAAGACATGTCTCTCTCAAATGCCTAATTCTTCAGgttcaaacagaaaatcagaggATAACAGTATGAGGGTTCCTCCTGTACCTATGGATTCAAGTCTCTTTTCTGTTGCACGTGTTGGAGATGATAAAGATGAACCTCCAGGAGGATGTTGCATTGTCCAGCCCAAGTGTGAGAAGacaacttcaaaagaaaatgggtGTAAATTGAATGAAAACagtgaagatgatgatgatgatctGTTTTTAACTCAGTCAGATCCTGTGGATATGGAATTATGTTCTGAGGAGGAAAGTGTTCAAGTTAACGTTGAAGTTGGTAACAAACCAGAGGAAACTGATACTGCTGAAAGCCTTCAGCAGAATGAATCCTTGACTGTTGTGAAGTGTAAGTACAAAGACTGTAtggaaaaagtggaaaagcCAGTAGAGTACTGTAGTAAGCATTCAGCCACCAGCTCGGAAGCTGATCACTTGTTTGCCAAACCTTCTTTCATGCCACCTTCTAAAACAAGAAAGCCTTCCACTACCAAAATTTTCAGCTCAGCAAGTTCTTCACGGAATGCAGCCTTCAGCAAGGATCTCGAAGATATTAAAAAGTTACCACCAGCTTCAAAAAGCAAAGTGAATGCAGCAAAACCAGTCGTGGTCAGGCCACCAAATGCAAAGGGTATTCCAGTAGGAAATCAAACCTGCAAGTCTTCAAGTTTCAGTAATGTGTCTCAACCCCGTATTTCTAATGTTCTCCAGTCAGGAAACAGACAGAATGACAATGCTTCAAATATTTCCAGAAGGCCTGCCCAAGAACCAtattattcttcctttcttggCACTCAGCAGCGTGATCATagtatttttgttaatgaagTTCTAAAGTGGACTTACGACATGTTTATGAACCTCAGCCAGTTTGGACCTCCAAGTACTCTCTTGCAGTCTGTAGTAGCTTCTGTTCCTGTCCGATTTCAGGGATACAATGactattttaatacatttttccccTTGATGATGCTAAATGCCTTTGAAACTGTAAGTAGCTATCTGCctcttgatttgttttcatcagTTTATAGTACATTTTACCAAGAGATTAAGAACTGGTTTATGTcctttgtcttctgaaaatgttctgGTACAGATCTGAATAGAGGAATGATTTGGGGGAAATAATCTGAACAGTTATGCTTAAGATTGAGGACTGTCACCACCCcaatgaaatttttttctttaattcacaATAGCAtgcaaaaggaggaagaaaggaagtggTTCCCCTTTATAGCATATAAAGcttaaaacagaaatctttgAAAACTTTAATAGTGATGAAGTACAGTTCCTTCAATTAAAGCCTGCATGCTTTCACGTTCAGTCATTGCGTCACTTCTCCCATAGAAATAAGGTAGAAAATGAAGTCAGTAACAGGCTAATGCTGGTATTTTAAGGTGTAAATGCAAAAGGGGAAACCCATGTTTACTCCGAAGAGCTGTATAAGAAAGTACAcgaaagggtgtgtgtgtggggaggaaGCACTTTTGCTTGCCCTCTGTGTTTCTATGTaatgtgtatgcatatattaAGAAAGAAACGGGCGAGACTTCGATGTCTTGTACTTGACagctttcttttggttttgcttagtGTGTTTACCCTTTAAGTCATACTAAGCTATTCTTTTGATGCACTATACCcttggaagtatttttattcGGCTTTTACTTTCCAACACGTAGCTGGCACAAGAGTGGATAGAAAACCAGAGAGTAAGAGAGGAGAAGAGTTACTACTTCTACTTACAGAACTTCTATGCTGACTTGAATACAGCAGAATTTACGGGTAAGAGTTTTTGgggtgctttttgtttttggtttttttttttttttttccaataaaaccTTCTTCTACTTTTCAAGTAGATAATACCTTGTAATGAGCTAGCACTTGCaggtagtttttttttttatttgctttaaatacagaaaggatCCTGAATTTGCTATTTTACAGAGCACAAGTAACAGAAGTACGTATTTAGCAGGGGATTTGTGTCTTCAGTACAAAAAGTTATTTGATTGCTGTTGGAACACTTTCCACCTCACttatttgggattttgtttCACCTTCTTTTGGTAAATAAAAATAGTCTATCACTTGCTCTACAGTGCTCTCTGTTCAGGCTTAGGAATGCAGGATGGAGTTATAAGTCTTCATAGACTTCTGCTATAGcttttaataactttaaaagtTACAGATAGGTATTACTGAAGTATATATAATAAATGTTAATTGTAGTACTGGTATGAAAGTATAGTAACCATAGTTATGAAAGTATTGTAACCATAgtccttttaattttctaattttaaatgtatttttactagCTCATTTTCAAGAAAGTGATTTGGCAAGGCAGCTTAATCCAAAGGAGGATGACTTAGTCTTTTTGGTGGTccgaaaggaaaaaaacagctttaggGAAGAAAGTGAGGTGGAGAGCCATATGGTGAATCACGTTGGTCTTGTCACACGATTTGGTCGTGCATCTGGCTGTTTAACTAGTAAGTAAATGGGGCTGAAATGAAAGTGGATTGTTCTTATTACTGTAAAATGCATCTTCATAGCTGGCTGTTGCTAGTTGTAATATATCACTTACCTCAGAGGAAATGGACTTGCTTTTCCACTGTAGTATGTGTGTTCCATACTAGAGGCTTCATAAAAAGCCAGGAACTGAAGCTGCAGACCTGCTTTCCATGCATTTTTCTAGGGACTTCCTTCAATACAGATGTTAATACTTCATGTAAGAACAGAAACTAATGACGATTAAGTGCTTTGCCATACATCTTTAGGAAGGGCCATGAACTTCAGTGTCTCACTAACTAGAACTTCCACTGTCTTCTGGAACTGAAGTTGTGGATTACCAGGATTATCAAGCATCAAGACTAACGCTGCCCGATTAAAACAGTGATCCGAGTTATTTTACAGAgcactgttttggtttttggtttgttttggagtgtggggtttggtggtttttgggtttttttttgtgtgggaTGATGGTgctggtgtttggggttttttgcaagAATTAGTTTTTGGCTCCCTAGTAGAAGGCAGCACTTGGTTCTGGTGAATTCTTCTAGTGACCTGTTTGAATATCTTTCAGTTAACAATTTGGATATTCTTTTGAATTCACAATTtgtgatttgtttgtttggttttttctcctctccatttTAATAGGACAAAAGGAACAGCATACCATCTGTCATCTTTCTGTGCAAACTCGAGGCAATTTGTCATTCTTCATAAATAAGCAAGTGAAGTGTGTGGTGGTTGGCTCCCTGGTGACCACACATCGAAAATTCAGAGGTCTACTACTATTGAACAGGAGTCCCCTGCTTAAACCCATCTTAAATCCAAGTTACAGCGACTTCTGTCCCAGAGACTTGCCCGTAGCTTCAGGAAGTGCTGTAAGTGCTGCTGCTAGAAGTGATAGTTAGGGGTGACCAAGTGGGCATTTGGACCCTGCGAGTTTCTCAAAACTGGTTTTGTGTGCTGTTTTTGAAATGACCAAGCACAAACAGCCAGGTTTCAAAAGCATTGGGGTGCTGTGCTTTTCAGAGTGGGTTGATtgggtggggagagaggagtCTGAATCTGCTCAGGTATTTCTGCTGTATTGATGTCAATACTAGTAGTGGACTTCAAGCAgctttcaggggtttttttcccttgccgGAGAGGTGTCTGTTCAGGAAATCAGGCGTCATACGGAAAAGGTAATGTGAAATAAAGGTGTGTAAGTGAAGCCTTCATTAACAGTTTTTGAATCAGGGTTGGGTGTGCATGTAGAGCAAACCTAGAATCAAAAGCCTTCCATGC
The Falco naumanni isolate bFalNau1 chromosome 9, bFalNau1.pat, whole genome shotgun sequence DNA segment above includes these coding regions:
- the SETX gene encoding probable helicase senataxin isoform X3; translation: MSTCRWCTPSGSDTTEFLKSYASKQLPLEDFEGSNDDLCYCLECVVEYHKAREKLPRLHEVLWKLETSRLVAHIEKSMREEDGEDDELFIVDENGETPLSGYVGPDFENNLRVPLVEILKYPYLLLHDKVSELCVEVLCRMEQSHNSFQVFEKYPGIYLFLVHPNEVIRRWAILTARNLGKVDRDDYYDLQEVLTCLFKVIELGLFENPDIYSSSMIEKGKLILLPSHLYDTANYKNYWLGICMLLTVLEEQAMDSLLLGPDKQNDFMQSILHTMEAEAADDSTDPFWPALHCFMVILDQLGSKVWGQLIDPVQAFQTIINSESYNNEIKNIRSSFKRTKSEPEWDYDDDTVTCSQIVYNYNTEKPQKDTGWKTAICPDYCPNMYEDMQTLANVLQSDIGRDMRVHHSTFLWFIPFVQSLMDLKDLGVAYIVEVIHYLCSEIKNILNERIQQCDKISEFFLLILVSIIELHRNKKCLHLLWISSQEWVEAVVRCAKLPAIAFTRCTEKASGHCVRGSSAVSLQASNSVQHACVQLIRSLLREGYQIGQHALCKQYLDKLNLLLRGNLSLGWQLNIQETQELQICLKQVIRSIKGRALNTSVAAGNNANSTNLPAVSIKQEKSAGGDRCRMSVHGRSDLCSPFAVMSKEGGDEDCQENLFPTGKSTCEEECRDASESSSSWTSTEGLLNIKKEVNDWTTQEYICPQNALAARVCGNFQEDGNNDLVGGKCNKDNECFNPSAQHSDFRRGGELENKSEAEPTTPTCLAAQTRIGSPEHVHSSDLKESNMSPSSSLKFKVDVPRLMNLKNKIQKTECPSKVLQLVKPYKLKNCSLATSASKGEAKQPVFCTDYQCTSKDCPKHQGQSTVCENETSVNTPSSRCCESTQKKSVNSAFQSRLFPTKQIPKETPKDCSVSSKNEPGMQENEDGNDLLSGINDTLLKKESTDEKPSSLLKSVFKKDTDMQTSDREQPDLNYSVKYDSKSQISKIVCMDKTSANSHVPSTSEKKRDMSSPAAQIRPLSVKCESSDRLFKFSEYFKRENNAVGKKEEDFMKMVSGDNTLTDSQVDKELSKLSLTAYAKSVNFPFDSSQESAVHHNVCDIKRKVKGAVRSSSDGQNTKSPCDVDCPDNQVIIISDSSDEGGVPNKKETKKIDEDVCPEKQPSTSSCISNSDSKIESKMPGSLMSLEECESQYFEFETEDDVFSVWQDTQAYSMEETQEYKQGCVSTEVDSTSSDDFLNDCTNQWGYDVDYISDNTTEEAATDLAEKQIEDVSHQIKSDNTNEVTNSALQESVSKGNAKDELEGFADKDTVAKDLTLDSELTQPRASTSNISLASKLALKKNSVSPQKNIAKSKVARTVQRSPKASPVFRTAQNKKLLQSIPKNSQPGRSMPAVVPPRKVRQCPAPTSTVEKLGLKKAPRKAFDLSQRSLESLAQLRSYGKAAGRVGVAQKQKVKLIAPQSLSIKHNKKMLACQDLQFLRQTRPPKSARVKNLAGSSESRNRKVSKMVVKTMKQKPKTFEWASVEGSVENQREEKRKEADSSSASERIFESLCVEEKTCLSQMPNSSGSNRKSEDNSMRVPPVPMDSSLFSVARVGDDKDEPPGGCCIVQPKCEKTTSKENGCKLNENSEDDDDDLFLTQSDPVDMELCSEEESVQVNVEVGNKPEETDTAESLQQNESLTVVKCKYKDCMEKVEKPVEYCSKHSATSSEADHLFAKPSFMPPSKTRKPSTTKIFSSASSSRNAAFSKDLEDIKKLPPASKSKVNAAKPVVVRPPNAKGIPVGNQTCKSSSFSNVSQPRISNVLQSGNRQNDNASNISRRPAQEPYYSSFLGTQQRDHSIFVNEVLKWTYDMFMNLSQFGPPSTLLQSVVASVPVRFQGYNDYFNTFFPLMMLNAFETLAQEWIENQRVREEKSYYFYLQNFYADLNTAEFTAHFQESDLARQLNPKEDDLVFLVVRKEKNSFREESEVESHMVNHVGLVTRFGRASGCLTRQKEQHTICHLSVQTRGNLSFFINKQVKCVVVGSLVTTHRKFRGLLLLNRSPLLKPILNPSYSDFCPRDLPVASGSAVLDLNEYNEDQKRAIETAYAMVKQHPVLPKICLIHGPPGTGKSKTIVGLLSLVLRENTRNEKTTKKTNSKIKPNRFLVCAPSNAAVDELMKKIIIAFKEKCQNRQEPLGNCGDIKLVRLGAEKAINNEVRRFSLDKQVEHRMKRRPFDCDQDIQKKKAALDQKLDMLSRQRAMHRCEKRESQILDDEIGRLSKERQQLASQLKEVRGHSQKVQADIILEADIICCTLSTSGGNLLESTFSRLGVDPFSCVIVDEAGQSCEVETLIPLIHRCNKLVLVGDPRQLPPTVKSVFGT